A stretch of Zootoca vivipara chromosome 13, rZooViv1.1, whole genome shotgun sequence DNA encodes these proteins:
- the LOC118078984 gene encoding interferon-induced very large GTPase 1-like isoform X3, with protein MDLARAGNQDAPRSREGVGEVESLRSPLSSEAGSGSQSPDDAIMLPWGASSTEDPDDASLLLSSKEREVKTPDSLDVAENPSDAAMGAENGGRDEDLESSASPRVGSGAESLSAPLSSSKGSGASDGNCGKSEGIESGVQIPAISASKEEEEGAQQLDSSKKKRTSGSPTRRERFENSKGAFFQSLEDLGSMQLMKATPELTPAEKKSHSWKTKGSLKEDVPNETTIKGSMDSVMVSGGEIIRKARKQLIEILQKDLELVLDELFSQSVITEEEYEALDKTEEDSKKKIRKLLIMIQKMGEIACDKFLECLEIACPGSNQVLQNSVHERLPPEEKTESPRVLGETEEAVPKVPAGQEKEDELESEAEQKQKHPSKEGRKALKNIIAKLRFRKYSSKKLALKEILEISSGNLKDCSPCTLGDLPWHFLKKVLALNVTARSTSLQHETLDDKGMPLKEKEKRVDERIFFDTKTDERDSMNPLDVLCAVLLCSDSFLQQEILLKMSMCQFALPLILPPLKTSKCTLMLWAMRDIVKKWRPHSLAESRGFREESLVLTSMPTVSFVRMGNCNLSKSKILNEFLSPSQQHNDFFLHRDMESGNVPREIADGLVEIAWYFPGGRTNTDLFPEPVAVANLRGDVESHWVQFSFLTQVSSAVFIFAEFVGEREYTLLSSLKDLSTQFYFILEGRSRKSECTLEFLNKLAPVIKLDNSHILVKTATTNKAVFVEHLRAAVGKIIASNPKCVSVDKMCTTAHELTIQVDEDQKECQDALRCATEISGEIKDVAVYKKETLILQGDLWKNLAKVEKELCRMERQGDMPSEKYRSELRGRLLELRKQQSQCDLTIGLINFIHGIKHLKDAERNYFLKWMKFNLDHIARGNLSKLRADYKEKCKKLGDDGRKIAEVDQLISSSSLGVEHFMRELGQFYEAECSMVKEGKIAKNERQFAHFPSIAAELLLEGFPLELIDGDASNIPLQWITDVLNKLNIKLRGISKMMVITVLGVQSTGKSTLLNTMFGLQFAVSSGRCTRGAFMTLLNVRENLAQDLGCDFILVIDTEGLKAPELAKLEDSYQHDNELATLVIGLSDITIVNMAMENATEMKDILQIVTHAFLRMERIGQKPNCQFVHQNVSDVSAHDQNMRDRKHLLEQLNEMTQAAAKMEKLNSDIKFSDIMDYDPEMHNWYIPGLWHGVPPMAPVNMGYSEKVLELKKYIFEFIQKRSCKIPPKDIPQFIEWVKSLWNAVKHENFIFSFRNSLIAEAYNQLSMKYSEWDWHFRREMHLWVSEQETSIQNISPDEFDIRSLQNELHQKLLAGEQQILENLKQYFESRAANLHLVERYREDFVRSAHSLKQELESHSYNKCQEAVRIKKGLHKIHSLQTEYLKIIERKVDGLLKKCRENEDRFEDQELEKEFERMWMETLSEISPVPLEKRQIYEEVDLYLRRELSHRGSSVNVKVQGAKSLSSYRMYAFQMKSEYMDSTWWHRMKHLFAKKEPLHKIEELAHSLMAKCSSYICKKVDSKGDYDDTYCGELLQIINETLQQSDAQKLYITTCFEVDLKLHILGEAAHEFQKMHEAFIKENDPYIRLEKLKPHYFSIFRDLYLEKDAQQIRAKDFCDQCLHPALVSYINKRLGIEIVDDILNSAQSIGYASRSFFQFTVLKELLEEGNVDSYVEYIGAYEMFVKNWIQEQILDYYAEKECLKKLEKEILSAIVKKIIETLEKLKHQDIETVSEFLDSFCREMQKELVISKDSLLGVQFKNATDPAQFSACVESFLADLQQQIISEYDILDIQSKLSKLPVSPQDEIFKRVFGCGKQCPFCKVPCEAGGSAHQEHFATVHRPKGLGKYREIVSEKLVYDICSTAVASNTQFRNQDTNGEFYPYKDYRAYYPDWCIQPDPSINASDYWKFILNKYNHDFARVYDAKPADLPADWKNITEEQALKALKDIYNMK; from the exons ATGGATCTGGCTAGAGCTGGAAACCAGGATGCTCCCCGGTCCCGAGAGGGCGTAGGAGAGGTTGAGAGTCTACGTTCTCCTTTATCCTCAGAGGCAGGAAGTGGATCTCAGAGCCCAGATGATGCTATTATGCTTCCATGGGGTGCAAGCAGCACTGAGGACCCAGATGATGCCAGTCTCCTGCTctccagcaaagagagagaagtcAAGACTCCAGATTCCCTGGATGTAGCTGAGAACCCCAGTGATGCTGCCATGGGCGCAGAGAACGGAGGTAGAGATGAGGATCTAGAGAGCTCTGCATCTCCACGGGTAGGAAGTGGGGCTGAGAGCCTAAGTGCCCCTCTGTCTTCTAGCAAAGGAAGTGGAGCCAGCGATGGGAACTGTGGCAAATCTGAAGGTATAGAAAGTGGAGTGCAAATTCCTGCCATCTCTGCatcaaaggaagaagaagagggagcccAACAACTGGATTCCTCCAAGAAAAAAAGGACGAGCGGGTCTCCCACAAGAAGGGAAAGATTTGAGAACTCAAAAGGTG CCTTCTTCCAATCCTTAGAGGATCTAGGCAGCATGCAGCTCATGAAAGCTACACCTGAATTAACCCCAGCTGAAAAGAAATCCCATTCCTGGAAGACAAAGGGGAGTCTGAAGGAGGATGTTCCTAATGAAACAACCATCAAAGG ATCAATGGATTCAGTGATGGTCTCTGGTGGTGAGATAATCCGCAAGGCGAGAAAACAATTAATTGAAATCCTCCAGAAGGACCTAGAACTTGTTCTAGACGAGTTATTCTCCCAGTCCGTTATAACGGAGGAAGAATATGAGGCCTTAGACAAAACCGAGGAGGATTCCAAGAAGAAAATTCGGAAACTGTTGATAATGATACAGAAAATGGGAGAAATAGCCTGTGACAAGTTCCTGGAATGTTTAGAAATTGCCTGCCCAGGTTCAAATCAGGTTCTGCAAAATTCAGTACATG AGCGTTTGCCTCCAGAGGAGAAGACTGAAAGCCCAAGAGTATTGGGAGAGACAGAAGAAGCAGTCCCCAAAG TCCCTGCAGGACAAGAGAAAGAAGATGAGCTTGAGTCAGAAGCAGAGCAAAAACAGAAACATCCTAGCAAAG AAGGAAGAAAAGCGCTTAAGAACATTATCGCTAAGTTGAGGTTTCGGAAGTATTCAAGCAAGAAACTTGCCCTGAAAGAAATTCTGGAAATCAGTTCCGGAAATCTAAAAGACTGCAGCCCGTGTACATTGGGAGACTTGCCTTGGCATTTTCTGAAGAAGGTCTTGGCTTTGAATGTGACGGCCAGGAGCACAAGCCTTCAACATGAAACACTAGATGATAAAGGAATGCCattaaaggagaaggaaaaaagggtTGATGAGAGAATCTTCTTTGATACCAAAACAGATGAGAGAGATTCCATGAACCCCCTTGATGTCCTTTGTGCTGTTCTGCTTTGTTCTGACAGTTTCCTCCAACAGGAGATCCTCCTCAAAATGTCCATGTGCCAGTTTGCCCTGCCTTTGATTCTGCCTCCCCTTAAGACCTCCAAGTGCACCCTGATGCTCTGGGCCATGAGGGACATTGTGAAAAAATGGAGGCCCCATTCATTGGCTGAAAGCAGAGGCTTTAGGGAGGAGAGCCTGGTACTGACATCCATGCCGACTGTTTCCTTCGTACGGATGGGGAACTGTAACCTATCCAAGTCCAAAATCCTCAACGAGTTCCTCAGCCCTTCCCAGCAGCATAATGATTTCTTTCTACACCGAGATATGGAAAGTGGGAACGTCCCTCGGGAAATTGCTGATGGGCTTGTGGAGATTGCCTGGTATTTCCCAGGAGGACGGACGAACACAGATCTTTTCCCAGAGCCAGTTGCTGTTGCAAATCTCCGTGGAGATGTTGAGTCTCACTGGGTGCAGTTCAGCTTTTTAACGCAGGTCTCCTCAGCTGTCTTCATATTTGCTGAATTTGTTGGTGAGAGAGAATATACTCTCTTGTCGTCACTGAAGGACTTGTCAACTCAGTTCTACTTTATCTTGGAAGGTCGCAGTAGAAAATCTGAATGTACTTTGGAGTTCTTAAATAAACTGGCACCAGTGATTAAACTTGACAATTCACATATATTGGTAAAGACTGCCACAACAAATAAAGCAGTATTTGTAGAACACCTTCGAGCTGCAGTTGGAAAAATAATAGCCTCAAATCCTAAGTGTGTAAGTGTTGATAAGATGTGTACAACGGCCCATGAACTTACAATCCAGGTGGATGAAGACCAGAAAGAATGTCAGGATGCCCTCAGATGTGCGACAGAAatttcaggagagataaaagatgTAGCAGTTTATAAGAAAGAAACACTGATACTCCAAGGTGATCTCTGGAAAAATCTGGCCAAAGTGGAGAAAGAACTATGCAGAATGGAAAGACAAGGGGACATGCCTTCGGAAAAATACAGATCAGAATTGAGAGGCAGATTGTTGGAATTGCGTAAGCAGCAGAGTCAATGTGATCTCACCATTGGTTTGATTAATTTCATACACGGCATAAAACATTTGAAGGATGCAGAGAGGAATTACTTCTTGAAATGGATGAAGTTCAACCTGGATCATATTGCTAGGGGAAATCTTTCCAAGTTACGTGCTGACTATAAAGAGAAATGCAAGAAGTTGGGAGATGATGGGCGGAAAATTGCAGAGGTAGACCAGTTGATATCGTCCTCTTCCTTGGGAGTTGAGCATTTCATGCGTGAGCTGGGGCAGTTCTATGAGGCAGAATGCTCCATGGTTAAAGAAGGCAAAATAGCTAAAAACGAAAGGCAGTTTGCCCATTTCCCAAGCATTGCAGCTGAACTACTGCTGGAAGGGTTTCCCCTAGAGCTCATTGATGGTGATGCATCCAACATCCCCTTGCAGTGGATAACTGATGTTCTGAATAAACTCAATATCAAACTAAGGGGGATATCCAAGATGATGGTGATAACCGTTCTGGGGGTGCAGAGCACTGGGAAATCCACTCTTCTGAACACCATGTTTGGCCTGCAGTTTGCTGTCAGCAGTGGGCGGTGCACACGAGGTGCCTTCATGACGCTTCTTAACGTCAGAGAGAATTTGGCTCAGGATCTTGGCTGTGACTTCATCCTGGTGATAGACACAGAGGGCTTGAAAGCCCCTGAACTGGCCAAACTGGAAGACAGCTATCAGCATGACAACGAGTTGGCCACTCTAGTGATTGGGCTGAGCGACATCACCATTGTCAACATGGCCATGGAGAATGCCACCGAAATGAAGGACATCCTGCAAATTGTGACCCATGCCTTCCTCAGGATGGAGAGGATTGGGCAAAAACCCAACTGCCAGTTTGTTCATCAGAACGTCAGTGATGTTTCTGCACATGACCAGAACATGAGGGACAGGAAGCACCTTTTGGAACAGCTGAATGAAATGACCCAGGCTGCAGCAAAAATGGAAAAACTCAATAGCGATATCAAGTTTTCAGACATCATGGACTATGACCCAGAAATGCACAATTGGTACATCCCAGGTCTTTGGCATGGAGTCCCACCCATGGCCCCAGTTAACATGGGATATAGTGAAAAAGTCCTTGAATTAAAGAAGTACATATTTGAATTCATACAGAAGCGCTCATGTAAAATACCTCCCAAGGACATCCCTCAGTTTATTGAATGGGTGAAAAGTCTCTGGAATGCTGTAAAACACGAGAACTTTATCTTCAGCTTCCGAAATAGCCTCATAGCAGAAGCTTATAACCAGCTCTCCATGAAATATTCTGAATGGGACTGGCATTTTCGCAGAGAGATGCACCTCTGGGTATCTGAACAGGAAACATCAATACAGAATATTTCTCCCGATGAATTTGATATACGCAGTTTGCAAAATGAGCTTCATCAGAAGctgttggctggagaacagcagatTCTGGAGAATTTGAAGCAATACTTTGAAAGCAGAGCAGCAAATCTGCATTTGGTAGAAAGGTACAGAGAAGATTTTGTCCGTAGTGCTCACAGCCTCAAGCAAGAACTTGAAAGTCATTCTTACAACAAATGTCAGGAAGCTGTTCGCATTAAAAAGGGGCTTCACAAGATTCACTCTCTACAAACTGAATACTTGAAAATAATTGAAAGAAAGGTTGATGGGCTACTTAAAAAATGCCGGGAAAATGAAGATAGGTTTGAAGATCAAGAACTGGAAAAAGAGTTTGAAAGAATGTGGATGGAAACATTGTCAGAAATATCACCTGTTCCCTTAGAGAAACGACAAATATATGAAGAGGTTGACTTATATTTGAGAAGGGAATTGTCACATCGAGGAAGTTCAGTCAATGTAAAAGTACAGGGAGCAAAATCTTTGTCAAGCTACAGAATGTATGCTTTTCAAATGAAATCTGAATATATGGATTCAACATGGTGGCACCGTATGAAACACTTGTTTGCTAAAAAGGAGCCTTTGCATAAGATAGAAGAACTTGCTCACTCCTTGATGGCTAAATGCAGTTCGTACATTTGTAAAAAGGTTGATTCCAAAGGAGACTACGATGATACATATTGTGGTGAACTTTTACAGATTATCAATGAAACGCTTCAACAGTCTGATGCTCAGAAACTTTATATAACAACATGCTTTGAAGTGGACCTAAAGCTGCACATTTTGGGGGAAGCAGCTCATGAATTTCAGAAGATGCATGAAGCGTTTATTAAGGAAAATGATCCCTATATACGCTTAGAGAAACTGAAGCCTCATTATTTCTCAATTTTCAGAGATCTTTATCTGGAAAAAGATGCCCAGCAAATCAGAGCCAAGGATTTCTGTGACCAGTGTCTCCATCCTGCCCTTGTGAGTTATATCAACAAAAGACTTGGGATAGAAATAGTAGATGATATTCTCAACAGTGCACAGTCCATTGGGTATGCCAGTCGGAGCTTCTTCCAGTTTACTGTCCTGAAGGAACTGTTGGAAGAGGGTAATGTCGACAGTTATGTAGAATACATTGGGGCTTATGAAATGTTTGTCAAAAACTGGATCCAGGAACAAATTTTGGATTACTATGCAGAGAAGGAGTGTCTGAAGAAACTGGAGAAAGAGATTCTCTCTGCGATAGTAAAGAAAATTATAGAAACACTGGAAAAATTAAAGCATCAAGATATTGAGACGGTCTCAGAATTTTTGGACAGTTTTTGCAGAGAAATGCAGAAGGAGTTGGTCATTTCTAAGGACAGTCTGTTAGGGGTACAGTTTAAGAATGCAACTGATCCTGCACAGTTTTCTGCTTGTGTTGAAAGCTTCCTTGCTgatttgcaacagcaaataatatCTGAATATGATATCCTGGATATCCAGTCTAAACTTTCCAAATTGCCTGTGAGCCCCCAGGATGAGATCTTCAAGCGGGTGTTTGGCTGTGGGAAGCAGTGTCCTTTCTGCAAAGTCCCCTGTGAAGCTGGAGGGAGTGCTCATCAAGAGCATTTTGCAACTGTCCATCGGCCTAAAGGACTGGGAAAGTACAGAGAAATAGTGTCCGAAAAGCTGGTTTATGATATCTGTTCCACTGCTGTGGCATCAAACACTCAGTTCAGAAATCAGGACACAAATGGGGAATTCTACCCATACAAAGATTATCGTGCATATTATCCAGACTGGTGCATCCAACCAGATCCCAGTATCAATGCTTCAGATTACTGGAAGTTTATTTTGAACAAATACAACCATGATTTTGCCAGAGTATATGATGCTAAACCAGCTGATCTGCCAGCGGACTGgaaaaacattactgaagaacaAGCACTGAAGGCCTTAAAGGACATTTATAATATGAAGTAA